The Pseudofrankia sp. DC12 region GGTCTCACCGTCTGCAGCGACGGCCCCGAGGTGCCGCCCGCCCTGCGGGAGCGAGCCGACCTCGTCGTCGACGGCCCCGCCGGGATTGTCGCCCTGCTCCAGGTCCTCGCGGCCCGCATCGGCGCCTGACCAACCCGCCCACGGGCCGGCCAGGCCAAGGACGGTCAGGCGGGCAGGACGGCCAGGCCAAGGACGGCCAGGCCAAGGACGGTCAGGCGCGGAGGACGGTCAGGCGCGGAGGACGGTCAGGCGCGGAGGACGGCGCCGGCCGGTGGGGCTGGCAGCGCCGCGAGCTGCTGGCGAAACCAGTCGCCGGGTGGGAGGCGGGCGGCCAGCTCGGCGATCCGGCCGGCGCGGCGGCGGCGTTCGGCCGGTGGCATCCGCAGCGCGGCGTCCATCGCCTCGGCGGTCTCCGTGACGTCGTACGGATTGACGACCAGCGCTTCGGTGCCCAGCTCGGCGTAGGCGCCGGCCTCCCGGGACAGGATCAGGGCCACGTCCCGGTCGGAGACCGTCGGGCCCTCCTTGGCGATCAGGTTCATGCCGTCGCGGATCGGGTTGACCACCAGCACGTCGGCCAGCGTCAGCGCGGCCAGCGAGCGCGGGTAGTCGTCCGTCACCTCCAGCCGCAGCGGCAGCCACCCGTCGGTCGCGAACTCGTCCTTGATCTCGGTGGCGATCCGCTGCACCGCGGCGGTGTACTCGCGATACTCGGGCAGGTCGTGCCGGGACGGGTAGGCGCAGACCAGGTGCATGACCCGGCCGCGCCAGTCCGGATGGTTTCGCAACAGCTCGCGGTATGCGTCCAGGCCACGGACGATGTTCTTCGACAGCTCGGTCCGGTCGACGCGGACGATCAGGCGCCGGTCGCCGACCTCCTCGCGCAGCTCGGCCGCGCGGGCGGCCACGTCCTGCGCCGCGGCCCGCGCGCGCAGCGCCGGGGCGTCGACCCCGAGCGGGTGGACGCCGATCCTGACCCGGTGGCCGGGCTGCTCGTCCACCGACGGCAGCGCGTCGACGTGCGGGTCCGGCGGCGACGGCCGGCCGGCCGCCACCGCGGGCGGGGCCATAGGTTCAGAAACGGCCGCGAGATCAAGACCGCCGTCCAGCACGCAGGTCTCCACGCCGTCGATCTCGACCTCGTCGCCGAGCAGGACGCGAGCGCAGTCGCGGAACGCGGTCGCCCAGCGAACGGTGAGGAAGCCGAGCCGGTCGGCGCCGAGCATGCCGCCGATCACGGCCCGGGACACCCGGTCGGGCAGGATCCGGAAGTAGTCCGGCGGCGCCCACGGGGTGTGGGTGAAGTGCGAGATCCGCAGGTCGGGGCGCAGCTTGCGCAGCAGGCCTGGGACGAGCGTCAGGTGGTAGTCCTGGATCAGGACGGCGGCGCCGGGAGCCGCGTCGAGGGCCAGCGCGTCGGCGAACATCGCGTTGTAGGCCTCATAGGCCTCCCAGTCACGCCAGAACGCGGCACCGAAGCTCGGCTCGCTGGCCGGGGCGAACAGCAGGTGCAGGACGAACCACAGCGTGCGGTTCGCGACCCCGTTGTAGGCGCGGTCGAAGACGACCCGGTCGACGTCGAGCATCCGGATCGCGGCGCCACCGGTGTCGAAGCCGGCCCGGTCGAGCCGGCCGTCCGGCGCCACCCGAACCGCCCGGCGGTCGGCGTCGGACAGCGCCGCGCACACCCAGACGATGCCGGACGGCGGATCCTCGGGGTCGGTCTCGCTGCCCTCGGCGGCGTCGCCCTGGCCGGCCGCGGTCGCCGCCGCTTCCCGGATCACCTCCTGCATCCCGCTCACCAGGCCACCGCTGCCCCGCCGGGCCAGCAGCGCGCCGGAATCGGAGAGGGAGAACGCGACCGGGCCCCGGTTCGAGGCGACCAGCACCCGCGCGGTGCCGGCGGCCGCCGGATCAGGCCCCGCCACCACGGCACGGGTCAGGTTTGGCACACAGGGCAGAGTAGACCTCAAGACCGGGTCAGATGACCAGGTCGGCGCCGATCGGTCGCGCGAAATCTCCAGGCGCGCGCCACCTGGTTGCGGCCCGTCAGACACCGCGCGGCAACATCGACAACGGTCGACGCCACGGGCCGCCGACGGCCCGTCAGGAGGTGGCCGCCAGCGGCGCCCGGCCGGCGACGGCGGCGCGCACGGCGCTGGCCCAGCCAAGGGTGACCGCCTCCTTCTCGACGACGACGTTGTCGTAGGCGGTCAGCAGGGTGGGGATGTCCGGGTGCCGCAGGGCGTTGGCGACCAGGTGCATCCGCCCGACGTACCGGGCCATCGTCAGGTCGCTCGCGGAGTCGCCGATCGCGATCGCGTCCGCCGGGTCGATGCCGCGCCGCCTGAGGTCCCAGGCAACCGCCTCACCCTTGCCGACCCCCTCGGGCACCAGGTGGTAGACGTGCGGGTTCACGCCCAGGTCCGGCATGTGCTGGGGGGCGATCAGCCCGTTGTCACGCATCGAGAGCCAGTCGAAGCCGTTATCGCGCAGCCAGGCATCGACGGTCGGAACGTCGATCTTGCCGCGCAGCATCACGTCGAGCTCGCGGCCTGTGTGCCACGGAGTGTGCAACTCCAGCCGGCCCGGATTGGCGGCGATCAGCTTGTGGAGCAGCTCCTCGGGCACCTGGGCGTAGCCGGCCGGCATCGCGCCGCGCAGGATCTCGCTCTGCCAGCCGTGGTCCCAGCCGACAATCGCGCCGAGCTCGCCGATGAAGCCGTCGGCTCCGAAGATCGCCGCCGCCTCGACCAGCTGCGGCCTGGTCCGGCCGCTGACCAGCACGAGCGTCAGACCGGCGGCATGCAGGCCGACGAGCGCCTGCGCCGCCTCGAGGGTGTGCGACCCGTCCTCGGCGACGAAGAACGAGCCCTTCGGGCCGACCATGGTTCCGTCGAGATCGGTGTAGACGACACGGATGCTCACGCGCGCGGCTCCTCCCGGCGGCCGGGTTCCACGCGATCAGCTCATCCGTCGCGCGGTTCCCGGCCTGGTCCCTGCAACCTTCCGGCAGCCCTAAGTCTTTCTCCCGCCCGGCCTCGGGAGCTGGGGACCCTCCCGGCCGGGTCGGAGGTCTCCCCCGCGGGGCTCCCGGTCGGTCGACGCCCGGCCCGCCCCGCCGTCGTCAGCATGAACGGCCGCGACCGGGACGTGCGATGGGACGCAATCCGCATCACACCCCTGCGCCCAAAAGGACGATGCGCTGAAGGGTGGCGGCGGTCTACAGTACGGACACACAACTGAACATGGCTCATCCAGAGGGGCAGAGGGAACGGCCCAATGAAGCCCCGGCAACCGAGCGGACGAGCCTGCTCGCTGATCCCTCCGGGATCAGCTTCGCCTTTGCCGCGATGCCTGCCCGGGGGGCGACCCCCGGACCCCCGGTGTCGCGCTTCGCGCGACCTAGGTGCTTCTGACCACCCGGTCAGGTGCTCTGACCGAGCACGTCAGGTGCTTCTGACCACTCGGTCAGGCGGTCATCTCCTAGGCGCGGCCCACCCGTGGGCGCGGTCTACGGCAGTGCTCCCCGCGGCAGGTGCCAATTCCGACCCGAGGTGCCATCGTCGGCCCCGGGAAAGATGAGGAGATCCGCGATGACTCTCGCGCCGGAGCGCGCTGCCCAGACGGGCTCGACCACCGATGACGTGAACCCCGCCGTCTCGCTTTCCTGTCGCCACTGCGGCGCGATCTACCCGCTTGGCCCGCAGCACGTCTGTTTTGAGTGCTTCGCACCGCTGGAGATCGCCTATGACGAGGACCGGCTGCGCCGGGTAACTCGCGCATCCATCGAGGCCGGGCCGAAGAACCTGTGGCGCTACGTCGGCCTGCTGCCCGCCGGCCACGACCCGGCCCGCCGGGTATCCCTCGGTGCCGGCTTCACCCCGCTGCGGCCGGCGCCACGGCTGGCCGCCGAGCTGGGAATGAAGACCCTCTGGGTCAAGGATGACAGCGCGAACCCCACCCATTCGTTCAAGGACAGGGTCGTCTCGGTCGCGCTCTCCGCCGCCCGTGACCTGGGCTTCACCACCGTCGCCTGCGCGTCCACCGGCAACCTGGCGCATTCGGTCGCCGCGCACGCCGCCCACGCGGGCCTGCGCTCCATCGTCCTGGTCCCGCACGACCTGGAGGACGGCAAGACCGTCTCCACCGCCGTCTACGGCGGCACCCTGGTCGCGATCAAGGGCAACTACGACGACGTCAACAAGCTGTGCAGCCAGCTCGCCGACGAGTACGAGTGGGCGTTCGTCAACGTCAACGTCCGCCCGTTCTACGCGGAGGGCTCCAAGACGCTCGGCTACGAGGTCGCCGAGCAGCTCGGCTGGCGGCTGCCGGCGCAGGTGGTCATCCCGATCGCGTCCGGCTCGCTGCTGACCAAGGTCGACAAGGCGTTCCGCGAGCTGGGCAAGCTCGGCCTGGTCGAGCCGACGCCGTACAAGGTCTTCGGCGCCCAGGCCGCCGGCTGCAACCCGGTCGCGGCGGCGTTCGAGCGCGGCGTCGACACGGTCTCCCCCGTCCGCCCGTCGACGATCGCCAAGTCGCTCTCGATCGGCAACCCGGCCGACGGCCCGTACGCCCTCGACGTCGCCCGCCGCACCGGCGGCGCGATCACGGACGTCACCGACGACGAGATCATCGAGGGCATGC contains the following coding sequences:
- a CDS encoding trehalose-6-phosphate synthase; this translates as MLVASNRGPVAFSLSDSGALLARRGSGGLVSGMQEVIREAAATAAGQGDAAEGSETDPEDPPSGIVWVCAALSDADRRAVRVAPDGRLDRAGFDTGGAAIRMLDVDRVVFDRAYNGVANRTLWFVLHLLFAPASEPSFGAAFWRDWEAYEAYNAMFADALALDAAPGAAVLIQDYHLTLVPGLLRKLRPDLRISHFTHTPWAPPDYFRILPDRVSRAVIGGMLGADRLGFLTVRWATAFRDCARVLLGDEVEIDGVETCVLDGGLDLAAVSEPMAPPAVAAGRPSPPDPHVDALPSVDEQPGHRVRIGVHPLGVDAPALRARAAAQDVAARAAELREEVGDRRLIVRVDRTELSKNIVRGLDAYRELLRNHPDWRGRVMHLVCAYPSRHDLPEYREYTAAVQRIATEIKDEFATDGWLPLRLEVTDDYPRSLAALTLADVLVVNPIRDGMNLIAKEGPTVSDRDVALILSREAGAYAELGTEALVVNPYDVTETAEAMDAALRMPPAERRRRAGRIAELAARLPPGDWFRQQLAALPAPPAGAVLRA
- a CDS encoding HAD hydrolase family protein; this encodes MSIRVVYTDLDGTMVGPKGSFFVAEDGSHTLEAAQALVGLHAAGLTLVLVSGRTRPQLVEAAAIFGADGFIGELGAIVGWDHGWQSEILRGAMPAGYAQVPEELLHKLIAANPGRLELHTPWHTGRELDVMLRGKIDVPTVDAWLRDNGFDWLSMRDNGLIAPQHMPDLGVNPHVYHLVPEGVGKGEAVAWDLRRRGIDPADAIAIGDSASDLTMARYVGRMHLVANALRHPDIPTLLTAYDNVVVEKEAVTLGWASAVRAAVAGRAPLAATS
- the thrC gene encoding threonine synthase — translated: MTLAPERAAQTGSTTDDVNPAVSLSCRHCGAIYPLGPQHVCFECFAPLEIAYDEDRLRRVTRASIEAGPKNLWRYVGLLPAGHDPARRVSLGAGFTPLRPAPRLAAELGMKTLWVKDDSANPTHSFKDRVVSVALSAARDLGFTTVACASTGNLAHSVAAHAAHAGLRSIVLVPHDLEDGKTVSTAVYGGTLVAIKGNYDDVNKLCSQLADEYEWAFVNVNVRPFYAEGSKTLGYEVAEQLGWRLPAQVVIPIASGSLLTKVDKAFRELGKLGLVEPTPYKVFGAQAAGCNPVAAAFERGVDTVSPVRPSTIAKSLSIGNPADGPYALDVARRTGGAITDVTDDEIIEGMRLLARTEGIFGETAGGVTVANLRRQLREGLLDPDAETVIYNTGDGLKTLDPLVGIALPTATIPPTLSAFEAAGLGDD